A portion of the Algimonas porphyrae genome contains these proteins:
- a CDS encoding CoA transferase subunit A: protein MRDKVYTDASSALDGLLFDGMVIAAGGFGLCGIPELSIAAIRDAGTTDLTVYSNNAGVDEFGLGLLLQTRQIKKMASSYVGENAEFMRQYLSGELELEFNPQGTLAERMRAGGAGIPGFYTKTGVGTVIAEGKEVKSFDGEDYILERGIVADLAIVKAWKADRTGNAIFRKTARNFNLPAATCGKVCVMEVEEIVEPGELDADVIHLPGIYVHRLIQGEHEKRIEQRTVREAV, encoded by the coding sequence ATGCGCGACAAGGTTTATACGGATGCATCTTCGGCGTTGGACGGTTTGCTGTTTGACGGGATGGTGATTGCGGCGGGTGGTTTTGGCCTGTGCGGCATACCGGAGTTGTCCATTGCGGCGATCCGGGATGCCGGAACGACCGACCTGACCGTTTACTCCAACAATGCGGGCGTGGACGAGTTCGGCCTGGGTCTGCTGCTGCAGACGCGTCAGATCAAGAAGATGGCATCGTCCTATGTCGGCGAGAATGCCGAGTTCATGCGCCAATATCTGTCGGGTGAGCTGGAGCTGGAGTTCAACCCGCAAGGTACGCTGGCCGAACGCATGCGCGCGGGCGGAGCCGGCATACCGGGCTTCTATACCAAGACAGGCGTCGGGACGGTCATTGCCGAAGGCAAGGAGGTCAAGAGCTTCGACGGCGAGGACTATATTCTGGAACGCGGGATCGTGGCAGACCTCGCAATCGTGAAAGCTTGGAAGGCGGACCGGACGGGGAATGCGATCTTCCGCAAGACGGCCCGCAACTTCAATCTGCCAGCGGCGACCTGCGGCAAGGTCTGCGTGATGGAAGTGGAAGAGATCGTCGAGCCGGGTGAGCTGGACGCCGATGTGATCCACCTGCCAGGCATCTATGTGCACCGCCTGATCCAGGGCGAACATGAAAAACGGATCGAACAGCGAACCGTGCGGGAGGCCGTATAA
- a CDS encoding CocE/NonD family hydrolase, translating to MISLLKVTALFKAAVLSLMSLCLVSPSMAQMQASPKGVSVEMHNYVPMSDDITLSATLLKPDPGMHGAGPYPTVLIFSPYGDSVASPFFRPAPRLLEAGYAVVVGDWRGTGCSVGTLDLGSDRFARDGYELIEWIADQPWSLPKVGMGGPSARGIAAWHVAATKPPSLAAIAPQTFNANIYTGMTHMGGIPTYLSPLGWSLFGQPMQDIRVMENMDAVCQVNREDHTLSSAFRSLQMLSFHHDGPQYQRQSTDHLAADIDVPTLMMLSTYDRYTPAIGAWMLDDMTVSSRLLLTNGGHGMSRMPAVKDELVRWFDHWLKGDPNGVDKLSAVRIYFDTNKDVEPGYVRDYQTWPPKNMDVMTLALNADGRLTEDDPDKGRFTYEISDLPEGFDKPVAEVSTRYDAAWQTFEAVADHGVTFISEPVDEDRELVGEIRFDLRASVSTVDADLIAILSEERANGNVSFLLRTGLRASHREVDQAATMREGRLIHPHRQSIPLEPGQAYTFEMAFPPIAHRMVAGSRLRLDLIPVWVATAHMGWDLASVPYAGAVTVITGGEKPSTLRVPFQSVLSGTPEPIACNDRPNQPCRMIDPENTDIVKDVLDDL from the coding sequence ATGATAAGCCTGCTGAAGGTCACTGCACTGTTCAAGGCTGCTGTTCTCAGCCTGATGTCCTTGTGTCTGGTATCTCCGAGCATGGCGCAGATGCAGGCGAGTCCAAAGGGCGTCAGCGTCGAGATGCACAATTATGTGCCCATGTCCGATGACATAACTCTCTCTGCGACCTTGCTGAAGCCGGATCCGGGCATGCATGGCGCTGGCCCATATCCGACCGTTCTTATCTTCTCGCCCTATGGAGACTCGGTTGCGTCGCCTTTCTTCCGGCCCGCGCCGCGCTTGTTAGAGGCGGGTTATGCCGTCGTGGTCGGTGATTGGCGTGGGACGGGGTGTTCCGTCGGTACACTCGATCTGGGTTCGGATCGCTTCGCCCGAGATGGGTATGAGTTGATCGAGTGGATTGCGGATCAGCCCTGGAGCTTGCCGAAGGTCGGCATGGGCGGTCCGTCAGCACGTGGGATTGCCGCGTGGCATGTCGCTGCAACGAAACCGCCCTCGCTAGCCGCCATTGCGCCGCAAACCTTCAATGCGAACATTTATACCGGCATGACCCATATGGGCGGTATCCCGACCTACCTGTCGCCTTTGGGTTGGTCGCTCTTCGGTCAGCCTATGCAGGACATTCGTGTCATGGAGAACATGGATGCGGTCTGTCAGGTCAATCGCGAAGACCATACTTTGTCATCGGCCTTTCGGTCCTTGCAGATGCTGTCCTTTCACCATGATGGTCCACAATATCAACGTCAATCAACCGATCACCTAGCGGCCGATATCGACGTTCCGACGCTGATGATGCTGTCCACCTATGATCGCTACACACCAGCCATCGGAGCCTGGATGCTGGATGACATGACAGTGTCGTCGCGTCTGCTTCTCACAAATGGAGGGCATGGCATGTCTCGCATGCCGGCGGTCAAGGATGAACTGGTTCGGTGGTTCGACCATTGGCTCAAAGGTGATCCTAATGGTGTCGATAAACTGTCTGCGGTGCGGATCTATTTCGACACGAACAAGGATGTAGAGCCTGGATATGTTAGGGATTATCAAACATGGCCACCCAAAAATATGGACGTCATGACGCTGGCGCTTAATGCGGATGGAAGGCTGACAGAGGATGACCCCGATAAGGGTCGGTTCACTTACGAAATTTCGGATCTGCCAGAAGGATTCGATAAGCCTGTCGCTGAGGTTTCGACGCGTTACGACGCGGCGTGGCAGACCTTCGAGGCAGTCGCTGATCATGGTGTAACATTTATTTCTGAACCGGTTGATGAAGACCGGGAACTGGTAGGCGAAATCCGGTTTGATCTGCGAGCGAGCGTGTCCACTGTTGATGCAGATTTGATTGCCATTCTGTCCGAAGAACGGGCTAATGGTAATGTCAGCTTTCTGCTGCGGACTGGCTTGCGAGCATCTCACCGAGAAGTCGACCAAGCGGCGACAATGCGTGAAGGGCGTTTGATCCATCCGCATCGACAGTCCATCCCGCTTGAGCCTGGACAAGCCTATACGTTCGAAATGGCGTTTCCCCCGATCGCTCATCGGATGGTTGCAGGATCACGACTGCGCCTTGACCTGATCCCGGTTTGGGTTGCAACGGCGCATATGGGGTGGGACCTGGCATCTGTGCCCTATGCAGGGGCAGTAACAGTCATCACAGGTGGCGAAAAACCGTCTACTCTTAGAGTGCCTTTCCAAAGCGTCCTCTCTGGTACGCCGGAGCCAATAGCTTGCAATGACAGACCTAACCAGCCGTGTCGTATGATTGATCCTGAAAACACAGATATAGTCAAAGATGTTTTGGACGATCTATGA
- a CDS encoding TonB-dependent receptor, protein MTSSFSSRLLGASVLALSFALTAQAQDRSDEDVIIVTGQKIDRDLQDVNASVAVFTGDVLDQNNVLSVADALELVAGVNTTQEGRGYSIRGANVTFTQTVDAGLVNNAPLSSIYVDGVILPPFQTQGGPTRAWDVEQIEVFRGPQSTVLGRNTLSGAIVVKTKDPSQETEGAARVEFAEYGRRQYAAALGGGLTDTLSARLSVEYFEEDGDITNPFLNIDNQDFVEALSLRGKLLYEAPNAPFTAKLTLNYVESEEGFGGVYDADNRFGVPDPDPFLREGWNNTPVFDDRETKQAILELNYELNDQWSVTSLTGYSDAELFGQKDGDNGPILFEDAFRDRREKTWSQELRFNLESDRLTGVTGAFLFTSDFELENFGELGDIFLTRDGNPGLGIPSAEAAIYSNPALGLPSAVVPLLNSATPEAIEIQFGDMNTYVNDNYALFADFDYRVADQWTLSLGGRLDYQAYDYERFGAFGRLKASDVQSYLTDLEGALSSIPGFPAAAVPQVLGAVEQNYIGAISSALLPRLGSTADQSADGNDTVFLPKAGLTYDFNPNASLAFTVQRGYRTGGISFQASTGIMFPYDPEFTWNYETALRTSWLDNRLIVNANAYYIDWKDQQVGFQEDLSDPFSGKTVNAGESTVLGAEVEIIARPTDNLNLAASIGYNDTEFDEFNTGNNDFSGNPFALAPKWTGSIRGSYDFDNGLFVSGNGIFVDDRFQFERATNRLDSYVVVNARVGYRTDQFTIAGFVNNLFDEEYLTQNRSTIFSTVGNPQSFGASLSVNW, encoded by the coding sequence ATGACGTCATCTTTTTCGAGCCGATTGCTCGGCGCATCTGTTTTGGCTTTATCATTCGCTCTGACAGCGCAGGCGCAGGATCGTTCCGACGAGGACGTCATCATCGTCACGGGTCAGAAGATCGATCGCGATTTGCAGGATGTGAATGCCAGTGTCGCTGTGTTTACGGGCGACGTCCTCGATCAGAACAACGTCTTGTCAGTGGCCGATGCCTTGGAACTTGTTGCCGGAGTCAACACGACCCAGGAGGGTCGAGGCTATTCCATACGGGGCGCCAACGTCACATTCACGCAGACGGTCGATGCCGGTCTGGTGAACAATGCGCCGTTGTCGTCCATCTATGTGGACGGGGTCATCCTCCCCCCGTTCCAAACACAAGGGGGACCAACGCGGGCCTGGGATGTCGAGCAGATCGAAGTCTTCCGTGGGCCACAATCAACAGTTCTGGGTCGCAACACATTGTCAGGCGCAATTGTCGTAAAGACCAAGGATCCCTCGCAAGAGACTGAAGGCGCGGCTCGGGTCGAGTTTGCCGAATATGGTCGCCGACAATATGCGGCGGCCTTGGGCGGCGGATTGACAGATACGCTGTCGGCCCGCCTCTCGGTCGAGTATTTTGAAGAAGATGGTGACATTACGAACCCCTTCCTGAATATCGACAATCAGGATTTTGTCGAGGCTCTGAGCCTTCGCGGCAAGTTGCTATACGAAGCTCCGAATGCTCCTTTCACAGCCAAGCTCACGCTCAACTACGTTGAATCCGAAGAGGGTTTTGGTGGGGTCTATGATGCCGACAATCGGTTTGGTGTTCCGGATCCAGATCCATTCCTGCGGGAAGGGTGGAACAATACGCCCGTCTTCGACGACCGGGAAACAAAGCAGGCCATTCTCGAGCTGAATTATGAACTGAACGACCAATGGTCTGTGACATCGCTGACCGGTTACAGCGATGCCGAACTCTTTGGACAAAAGGACGGTGACAACGGTCCGATCCTGTTCGAAGATGCATTCCGGGATAGGCGCGAAAAAACTTGGTCTCAGGAATTACGATTCAATCTGGAGAGTGATCGCCTGACCGGTGTTACCGGGGCTTTCCTGTTTACATCTGATTTCGAACTGGAAAACTTCGGTGAACTTGGCGACATTTTTCTGACGCGAGACGGCAATCCCGGTCTGGGTATTCCGTCAGCCGAGGCGGCCATCTATAGTAACCCGGCTCTTGGACTGCCCTCTGCGGTCGTTCCGTTACTCAATAGTGCGACACCCGAAGCGATCGAAATTCAATTCGGGGACATGAACACATATGTAAATGACAACTACGCGCTCTTTGCTGACTTCGATTACAGAGTAGCAGATCAGTGGACATTGTCGCTTGGGGGCCGACTGGATTACCAGGCCTATGACTATGAACGCTTCGGTGCGTTCGGACGGCTGAAGGCTAGTGATGTCCAGTCTTACTTGACCGATCTTGAAGGGGCCTTGTCATCCATTCCAGGATTCCCGGCTGCGGCCGTGCCACAGGTTCTGGGCGCCGTGGAACAGAACTATATCGGAGCCATTTCCAGCGCGCTCCTGCCCCGTCTCGGCAGCACTGCAGATCAGTCCGCGGATGGGAACGACACAGTCTTTTTGCCTAAAGCGGGACTGACTTACGACTTCAATCCCAATGCCAGCTTGGCTTTCACAGTTCAGCGTGGCTATCGCACCGGTGGTATTTCTTTCCAAGCCAGCACGGGAATCATGTTTCCCTATGATCCGGAGTTTACGTGGAACTACGAAACAGCGCTGCGGACATCCTGGCTCGACAATCGGCTGATCGTCAACGCGAACGCCTATTATATTGACTGGAAAGACCAGCAGGTCGGTTTTCAGGAAGACCTCTCGGATCCATTTTCCGGGAAGACGGTTAATGCCGGTGAAAGTACCGTGCTGGGAGCTGAAGTCGAGATCATTGCCCGTCCAACGGACAATCTGAATCTGGCTGCATCCATCGGCTATAATGATACGGAGTTTGACGAGTTCAATACCGGCAATAATGATTTCTCTGGCAATCCGTTTGCTTTGGCACCGAAATGGACAGGGTCGATTCGTGGGTCCTATGACTTCGACAATGGACTGTTTGTTTCAGGGAATGGCATTTTCGTCGATGACCGTTTTCAGTTCGAGCGTGCAACGAACCGGCTGGACTCCTATGTCGTAGTCAACGCTCGTGTCGGCTATCGCACGGATCAGTTCACGATTGCCGGATTCGTCAACAACCTCTTCGATGAAGAATATCTGACACAGAATCGTAGCACTATTTTCTCGACAGTCGGCAACCCGCAGAGCTTTGGCGCGAGCCTCAGCGTCAATTGGTGA
- a CDS encoding Gfo/Idh/MocA family protein yields MSKRMRLGLVGLGGVAQEHMRGIAASDRLVLAAGADINSDRASKSAADYGLKPYSDVTSMIANEALDGILVLTPPQFHLPVIKVAMNAGLPVLCEKPLAASRSDAEAIRNIVLQTGRAFQFGASYRFLPAIREAREIVQSGALGVIRCCSESLIGGQGAEAVESLSPVHYPEGGPGGTPMGLVDHGVHLIDAISWITGLAPTSVFGRGNISGDHPLAESVLMTLERGALVSLSYDEGTFGLSLPGSGVFTEGAGWNVDGFVSAGSYDAYPCILTIHGSDGALRIYPYANRLYHADADGLRQVPVDPLPNPNHFRLQAEEFGRAIRGEAQPGWAAGLDDGLAALDAVLGVYESQKSGRVVTLNYPD; encoded by the coding sequence ATGTCGAAACGGATGCGGCTTGGTTTGGTCGGGCTTGGCGGAGTCGCTCAGGAACATATGCGCGGCATTGCTGCGAGTGACCGACTTGTCTTGGCGGCAGGGGCGGATATCAATTCGGACAGGGCATCCAAATCCGCCGCAGATTACGGGCTGAAGCCATATTCGGATGTGACATCGATGATCGCGAATGAAGCGCTGGACGGCATTCTGGTCCTGACCCCGCCTCAATTCCACTTGCCCGTGATCAAGGTCGCCATGAATGCAGGGCTCCCGGTCCTGTGCGAGAAGCCGCTCGCGGCGAGCCGCTCCGATGCCGAAGCGATCCGAAATATCGTTTTGCAGACGGGCAGGGCTTTCCAGTTCGGTGCGTCCTACCGTTTTTTGCCAGCAATCCGGGAAGCCCGCGAGATCGTGCAATCGGGGGCGCTTGGCGTCATCCGATGTTGCTCAGAAAGTCTGATTGGGGGACAGGGAGCCGAGGCTGTCGAAAGCCTGTCTCCTGTTCATTATCCGGAAGGCGGACCGGGTGGAACGCCCATGGGGCTTGTCGATCACGGGGTTCACCTGATCGATGCGATCAGCTGGATCACAGGGCTTGCCCCCACCAGCGTTTTTGGTCGCGGAAACATTTCCGGAGATCATCCTTTGGCGGAATCCGTGCTGATGACTCTGGAGAGAGGGGCCTTAGTCAGCCTGTCTTATGATGAAGGGACGTTCGGTCTGTCTCTGCCCGGTAGTGGCGTCTTTACGGAAGGGGCGGGCTGGAACGTGGACGGCTTCGTGAGCGCAGGCAGTTATGATGCGTACCCATGCATACTCACGATTCACGGATCGGATGGGGCGCTTCGGATTTATCCCTATGCTAACCGTCTCTATCACGCCGACGCGGATGGACTGCGACAAGTACCCGTCGATCCCTTGCCGAATCCAAATCATTTTCGTCTTCAGGCCGAGGAATTCGGCCGTGCAATAAGGGGCGAGGCTCAGCCCGGTTGGGCAGCCGGTCTTGATGACGGCTTAGCCGCTTTGGACGCTGTTCTAGGTGTTTACGAGAGCCAGAAAAGTGGCCGGGTCGTTACCCTTAACTATCCAGATTAA
- a CDS encoding 3-keto-5-aminohexanoate cleavage protein encodes MPIVESVADPAIITCAVTGGEAFNRNHPAFPVTPKEIADASIEAAQAGAAIVHIHTRDPETGEGNTDVALFEEITDRIRQSGTDVIINLTCGGLAMFYPDPEDESRAGPGTDVASAEVRYQHIEACRPDMCSLDVTTSNQVASGRDVVYLNTPDTLRKMAKRFQELGVKPEIEVFEAGDIVLAQKLLDEGLFDGDPLFQFVLGIKYNAPANTETMSYLRGLLPDNAVWGALGTGRNQFPVVAQSALLGGNVRVGLEDNLYLRKGEFATNGQLVSRAADLLDILGRPVATVDQARSILGLPTRRN; translated from the coding sequence ATGCCAATCGTCGAATCTGTCGCTGACCCTGCCATCATCACCTGTGCAGTGACGGGCGGGGAGGCGTTCAATCGAAATCACCCGGCTTTTCCCGTAACCCCGAAGGAGATTGCAGACGCATCCATCGAGGCCGCCCAAGCGGGAGCCGCGATCGTTCATATCCATACGCGCGATCCCGAAACGGGGGAGGGCAATACGGATGTCGCGTTGTTCGAGGAGATCACGGACCGTATCCGGCAATCCGGAACCGACGTGATCATCAATCTGACATGTGGCGGTCTGGCCATGTTTTATCCGGATCCCGAAGATGAGAGCCGTGCGGGTCCCGGGACGGATGTGGCCTCGGCGGAAGTTCGCTATCAGCATATCGAAGCCTGTCGGCCGGACATGTGTTCGCTTGATGTCACCACATCCAACCAGGTCGCGAGCGGGCGTGACGTCGTCTATCTGAATACGCCGGATACGCTCCGGAAGATGGCGAAACGGTTCCAGGAACTCGGCGTCAAACCTGAAATCGAAGTGTTCGAGGCCGGAGATATCGTGCTGGCGCAAAAGCTTCTGGATGAAGGCCTGTTCGATGGCGATCCACTGTTCCAGTTTGTCCTGGGCATCAAATATAATGCACCGGCCAACACTGAGACGATGAGCTATCTGCGCGGACTCTTGCCTGACAATGCCGTCTGGGGCGCACTGGGAACCGGGCGGAACCAGTTCCCTGTTGTGGCGCAATCAGCGCTTCTGGGCGGGAATGTCCGGGTCGGACTCGAAGACAATCTTTATCTTCGCAAGGGTGAGTTTGCGACGAATGGCCAATTGGTCTCTCGCGCTGCAGATTTGCTCGACATACTGGGTCGACCGGTTGCGACAGTTGATCAGGCACGGAGCATTCTGGGCCTGCCGACGCGTCGGAACTAA
- a CDS encoding M81 family metallopeptidase: protein MTLRIAIAGILLEANRFAPVTARADFDAYLMQRGESLGAFAQLMGLASAANDELDIEFVPILVAGAESGGPLDHADYLELVAEIETGLRDNGPLDGVFLFAHGAGLTTELDDLDGDYFGRVRAVVGPDVPIVAELDLHANLSDAMVEHADLLVGYRTNPHVDVADRAKECIVSLCRLIAGERIEVAYQRLPLITSQIAQLTGPGTPYQAVIDHGEALRAKRAALANVTLLSGFSFADTAYNGFAVYVAAWGDSDLAISTCDALARDLWVRRSDFAVDPMTVEDAVRHEKSAQAGNLPGPRIYADVADNPGGGGRGNTIHLLKGFLDAGLPGVIAGVYYDPALVADANRQGEGAHFQARFNSAEPSPLSGTLDCPAIVERLFIGDFINGPGVQAGERVKLGECCLLSLGEGHVKVVVVSYRNQVFNPGFFTCAGLDPTRAKAIIVKSRGHFRAGFAELAGPEEIFEVDAPGLCTADIASVEWSNLPSPTYPMDIDTSWSSNVILKPSPSGSNLAGDAA, encoded by the coding sequence ATGACGCTACGCATCGCCATCGCCGGAATACTTCTGGAAGCTAACCGCTTCGCCCCGGTTACAGCCCGGGCAGACTTCGACGCTTACCTCATGCAAAGGGGTGAGAGCCTCGGCGCTTTTGCACAGTTGATGGGACTTGCAAGCGCCGCAAATGATGAACTCGACATCGAGTTCGTCCCAATTCTAGTCGCGGGCGCTGAATCCGGTGGCCCACTCGATCATGCGGATTACCTCGAACTGGTCGCTGAAATCGAGACAGGCTTACGTGATAACGGACCGCTCGATGGTGTTTTCCTGTTTGCACACGGGGCCGGCCTGACAACTGAACTCGACGATCTCGATGGAGACTATTTCGGCCGGGTGCGGGCTGTCGTTGGGCCGGACGTGCCTATTGTGGCGGAGCTCGACCTGCATGCCAACTTGTCCGATGCCATGGTTGAACATGCGGATTTGCTTGTCGGATATCGCACTAACCCGCATGTCGATGTAGCCGACAGGGCGAAGGAATGCATTGTTTCGCTCTGTCGCCTGATTGCAGGCGAACGCATCGAGGTCGCCTATCAACGCCTGCCGCTTATCACCTCTCAGATTGCCCAACTCACTGGCCCCGGAACACCCTATCAAGCCGTCATTGATCACGGCGAAGCCCTGCGCGCGAAGCGTGCCGCACTCGCAAACGTTACGCTGCTGTCCGGGTTTTCCTTTGCCGACACCGCCTATAACGGGTTCGCGGTCTATGTTGCGGCATGGGGCGACTCTGATCTCGCCATTTCCACATGTGATGCTCTTGCACGGGACCTCTGGGTCAGACGATCGGATTTCGCGGTCGATCCGATGACCGTAGAGGACGCTGTCCGTCACGAAAAAAGCGCTCAGGCCGGCAACCTTCCTGGCCCTCGCATCTATGCCGACGTCGCGGACAATCCCGGCGGCGGTGGCCGCGGTAATACGATTCATCTCCTCAAAGGATTTCTGGACGCCGGTCTGCCGGGCGTCATCGCCGGAGTCTATTATGACCCTGCCCTCGTTGCGGACGCCAACCGTCAGGGTGAAGGCGCGCACTTTCAGGCTCGCTTCAACAGTGCAGAGCCCAGCCCCCTTTCCGGCACACTGGATTGCCCTGCCATTGTGGAACGCCTTTTCATTGGCGATTTCATCAACGGACCGGGAGTCCAGGCCGGAGAGCGCGTGAAGCTGGGTGAATGCTGTCTGCTATCGCTTGGCGAAGGTCACGTAAAAGTGGTCGTCGTCAGTTATCGCAATCAGGTTTTCAATCCGGGATTCTTCACCTGTGCCGGACTGGACCCGACACGTGCGAAGGCCATCATCGTGAAATCGCGGGGTCATTTCCGAGCCGGGTTCGCAGAGCTTGCCGGGCCTGAAGAGATATTCGAAGTCGATGCACCTGGACTTTGCACGGCAGATATTGCGTCGGTAGAGTGGTCCAACCTGCCAAGCCCGACCTATCCGATGGACATTGACACATCATGGTCGTCCAATGTGATCCTGAAACCCTCACCGAGCGGATCCAATTTGGCAGGAGATGCCGCATGA
- a CDS encoding serine hydrolase domain-containing protein encodes MTLFKRPDLFRANSLATVALVTIASALSACTTVTDRPAQAETTLDLTEFERIFATAQTDADAPGASIAISVDGVTVWSDAFGLASVELDVAARPDTRFRIGSTSKPMTVTVLARMVERGEVAWDDTIGQYLPNLPEALKTITLAELASNRSGIRHYRDREFRDGERVWWQHFPSTESSLSLFKDDPLVSTPGDTFHYSTYGWTLLAAVLEAAAGQDFPTLLHKDVFGPLRMTDTQIDHAFLFVPNRTQFYWRAPTGQLTNAPFTENSYKWAGGGIVSTSDDLLRFANGWLDGTIVPPDLREVMWTNQTVRDGTETVYGLGWFVGYDDVISRFSDSGETVPVGLRGLSDAGIHVIEHRGGQIGGSTVLWIFPDFDIVVTGSWNMTGEGRKLYAATLQIACQTIAAQADAPEIRCSGHSE; translated from the coding sequence ATGACCTTATTCAAGCGGCCCGACCTTTTCCGGGCGAATAGTCTCGCAACGGTGGCCTTGGTAACCATCGCCTCTGCACTGAGTGCCTGTACGACTGTGACGGACAGGCCAGCCCAGGCCGAAACAACACTGGATTTAACAGAATTCGAAAGGATCTTCGCAACGGCACAGACCGACGCGGATGCGCCCGGTGCATCGATTGCCATTTCAGTTGACGGCGTCACGGTCTGGTCTGACGCATTTGGTCTCGCCAGTGTCGAACTCGACGTCGCAGCGCGGCCAGATACACGCTTTCGGATCGGAAGCACGTCCAAGCCGATGACCGTCACGGTACTGGCCCGTATGGTGGAGCGCGGCGAAGTCGCATGGGACGACACGATCGGCCAGTATTTGCCAAACCTTCCCGAAGCGCTCAAGACAATCACCCTCGCCGAACTCGCGTCAAACCGGTCAGGCATACGCCACTATCGGGACAGAGAGTTCCGCGATGGGGAGCGAGTCTGGTGGCAACATTTTCCAAGTACCGAAAGCAGTCTGAGCCTGTTCAAGGATGATCCGCTCGTCAGCACACCCGGCGACACCTTTCACTACTCCACTTATGGCTGGACACTTCTGGCGGCGGTTCTGGAAGCTGCGGCTGGACAGGATTTTCCGACCCTGTTGCATAAGGACGTCTTTGGCCCGCTGAGGATGACGGACACGCAAATCGATCATGCCTTTCTGTTCGTGCCCAACCGCACTCAATTCTACTGGCGAGCCCCAACGGGCCAGCTGACCAATGCGCCGTTTACGGAAAACTCCTACAAATGGGCCGGCGGCGGGATCGTTTCGACATCGGACGACCTGCTTCGCTTTGCCAATGGATGGCTGGACGGCACGATTGTTCCGCCAGACTTGCGAGAGGTCATGTGGACGAACCAGACTGTCCGAGACGGGACCGAGACTGTTTACGGGCTGGGCTGGTTTGTCGGTTATGACGACGTGATTAGTCGGTTCTCAGACTCGGGTGAGACAGTTCCGGTCGGGTTACGCGGGTTATCCGACGCTGGGATCCATGTGATCGAGCACCGTGGCGGACAGATTGGCGGTTCGACCGTACTCTGGATTTTTCCCGATTTTGACATTGTCGTGACGGGAAGCTGGAACATGACGGGTGAAGGCCGAAAACTTTACGCTGCCACACTGCAGATCGCCTGCCAGACGATTGCGGCGCAGGCCGATGCACCGGAAATCCGCTGCTCAGGTCATTCAGAGTGA